The nucleotide window GAGATGCTTTCCCCTGAAGCGGCCATGAACAAGCTGACGGCGGCATTGACGGACTGATCAAGTCCGGTGATCCTCCGTGATGGGGATTCGGTCGCGGTTCGCTGCGGCCAGACGGGCTATTTTGATTGCTCTGGGGCGTTGCTGAAGTGGATGGACAATGACAGCGGCAGACACTGCGGACATTGAGCGTGACGAAAAACAAGCCACCCCAACGCGCCCCTTTTCCCCATTTGAATGGATGATCGCCGGCCGCTACTTGCGGTCGCGGCGCCGGGAAACCTTTATTTCCGTGATTGCCGGCTTTTCCTTCGCGGGCATCATGCTTGGTGTGGCGACGCTGATCATCGTCATGGCAGTGATGAACGGATTTCGCACCGAACTCCTGGGCAAAATCCTCGGTATCAATGGACATATGCTGGTCCAGCCGATCGACCTTCCGTTGACGGACTATGATGCAGTTGCTTCACGCCTTGAGGGCGTGCCTGAAGTTGTCAGTGCCATTCCCTTTACCGAAGGCCAGGCACTCGTCTCTGGACCGGCCGGAAATTTCGGTGCGCTGGTTCGGGGTATCTACGAAAGTGATCTGAGACGTGTCCCGCTGATCGCAAACACGGTTCGAAGCGGAACCCTGGATGGATTTGACGAGGGTGAGGGCGTTGCCATCGGCTCGCGTATGGCGCAACAGCTCGGAATTACAGTCGGTGACAATGTCACCATTATCTCGCCTCGTGGCAGCGTGACCCCCATGGGTGTAACGCCACGGGTCAAGGCCTATCCGGTTTCAGCGATCTTTGAAATCGGAATGAGTGAATACGACGCGACCTTCTTGTTCATGCCGTTGAACGAGGCTCAGGCCTATTTCAACATGGACACCAAGGCGACAGGCATTGAGATTTATGTTCTTGATCCGGACCGGGTCGGAACAATGAAGGCAGCAATCGAAGAGGCCGCAGACCGTCCAACCTTCGTGACGGACTGGCGGCAGCGCAACATAACCTTCTTCTCTGCCCTGGAAGTTGAGCGCAACGTGATGTTCATCATCCTGACACTGATCGTTCTGGTCGCTGCACTGAACATCATTTCAGGAATGATCATGCTGGTGAAAGACAAGGGCAAGGATATTGCAATCTTGCGCACAATGGGTGCTTCACGTGGCGCCATCATGCGTATCTTTCTGATCACGGGAGCAAGTATCGGCTGCGTGGGAACTCTAGCAGGATTTGTTCTCGGGCTGGTTGTCTGTCTGAACATTGAAAGCATCCGCCAATTCGTATCTTGGCTGACAACCACCGAACTGTTCTCGCCCGAGCTCTATTTCCTGTCGAAACTACCTGCTGAAATCGATAGTGGAGAGACGACCACCGTCCTGTTGATGGCGTTGCTCCTGTCCTTGTTGGCAACGGTTTATCCGGCATGGCGTGCCGCGCGCCTCGATCCGGTTGAAGCGCTCAGGTATGAGTAGGAGCGGGGAGATGAACATGGCTGTCGATCCGCGTCAGACGCCAGGCACTGCTCCGGCCGCGCTTGAACTGTCCGGCATTACGCGCAGCTTTGATGAAGGCGATCGGCAATTGCACATCCTTCGGGGAGCTAATCTTCGGATTGAGCCTGGAGAAATGGTAGCTCTCGTGGCTGCTTCAGGAACCGGTAAATCGACACTTTTGCATATTGCGGGTCTCTTGGAACGCCCGGACGAGGGTGATGTATTTCTCGGTCCCGTCAATTGCTCCGAACTCTCTGACGCGGAGCGCACTACGATCCGACGGAATGACATTGGTTTCGTCTACCAGTTTCATCATCTGTTGCCGGAATTCACCGCCGTTGAAAATGTGATGATGCCGCAAATGATCCGTGGCTTGCCGCGCAAGGAGGCTGCCAATAGAGCCGACGAGTTGCTCAAATACATGAGGTTGGGCGACCGTGGCAGTCACCGGCCGTCGGAACTCTCAGGCGGGGAACAACAGCGCGTTGCAGTCGCGCGGGCGGTGGCGAATGCTCCGCGCATTCTCCTTCTCGATGAACCGACCGGGAACCTTGATCCCAAAACAGCCAGTTATGTTTTCGAAGCGCTTTCCGCACTGGTACGTGCTTCAGGTGTCGCGACGCTCTTTGCCACGCACAATCTTGAACTGGCTGGTCGCATGGATCGCGCTATCACACTTGCGGATGGCCAGGTCAAAGACCTTTAGCCGGGTCAAGTCTTCCAACTTTAGAGATGATTTTTCAGGACACGATGCCGAATTGAGGCAATCTGCATTGCTTTACTGTGCCTGGAACAAAGCAAAAACCTCAGGTTTTCATCGAATTTGATTTGCCTACTGACAAGAGGAACAAAAAGGGCTTGCAAAAGGAACAAAAATAGAACATGATCTCATCAACGTTAGGTCAGGTCTGGAGAATGAAATGTTCTATATCGCTCGTGACTTTGCAGCTTTTGGTTCGCTTGTTTGCTTCTGCACGACACTTGCCGTTTGGGGTGAAGTACTTTTCTCCGCAGGTTGAGGCCGGTAACTGAGCGCTGCTGTGCGCTTTGTCGAAGAATATCAGGATTGCGGACGGTGGTGTCCGGCTGAGGTTTGGGCCTTTCGCCAATAGAAAGAACAACGGTAACAACCGGGTTGATGGCTCGACAGAGCCCTCGCAAAGCGTTTCACTTGTGTGCTGATTCTGAACGGGCGTGCGAGTGCATCAATGACGAATTCCGAAACCTCAACTGGTGGCGCCAAAGCGGGTGTTGGAGCAGCTTCAGGCCCTGGGTTTGTACATTTGAGGGTTCATTCCGCATTGTCCCTTCTTGAAGGGGCTCTGCCCATCAAGAAGCTTTTGGATCTTGCAAAGGCAGACGAACAGCCGGCAATGGCTGTTGCAGACACCAACAATCTCTTTGGCGCGCAGGAGTTCTCCTCGAAGGCATGGGGAGCCGGTATTCAGCCGATTACTGCCTGCCAATTGTCAATTGCATTTGAAGACGGGCTTGAGAGCGGTCGCCGCGGAGAGCCAGCCCTTGCGGATCTGGTTCTGATTGCAATGACGGAGACCGGATACGGCAATCTCATGGAATTGTCGTCGCGGGCCTTTCTGGATACGGAAACCGGATTGCGACCACATGTGTCGCTAGAGTACCTCCTTTCAAAGTCTGAGGATGTCATTGCCCTCACAGGCGGTGCTTATGGTCCGATTGGAGCCGCGCTTCTCGCGGGTCGCAAGGATTTGGCAAAATCGCGTTTGCGGCAGATCTCAGACGGCTTTCCCGGACGCTGTTATGTCGAGTTGCAGCGGCATGGCATGGATGTCGAGCGCAAGACCGAAGATGCGTTTCTGGATCTAGCCTACGAGCTGGATTTGCCTCTGGTCGCAACAAACGAAGCTTTTTTCCCGAAGCGCGAAGATTATGAAGCGCACGATGCGCTGATCTGCATATCCGAAGGGCGCGTGCTTATTGAGGATGACCGCAGACGCCTGACACCTGAACACTATTTCAAAAGCCGCGCAGAAATGTGCGCACTGTTTGCCGATCTGCCTGAAGCGCTCTCATCGACCGTTGAAATTGCTCGTCGTTGCAGTTTCCGGCCGATGAAACGGGACCCGATCCTACCGCGATTTGCCGGTGCGGATGCTGACCCGGAAGAAGCAGAACATGCAGAAGCGGAAGAGCTCAAAAAGCAGGCTCGGGAAGGACTGCAGGCACGGCTTGATGCTCACGGTCTTGCTCCGGGTCTTGAGGAGAAGGACTATTGGGACCGGCTCGATTATGAGACCGGTATCATCGAACGTATGAAGTTTCCCGGCTATTTCCTTATCGTTGCCGACTTCATCAAATGGGCCAAAGGCAATGACATTCCCGTTGGGCCGGGTCGTGGGTCAGGAGCTGGGTCGCTCGTTGCCTGGTCGTTGACGATCACCGATCTCGATCCGATGCGCTTTTCGCTGCTCTTTGAACGGTTCCTCAATCCGGAACGTGTTTCGATGCCGGACTTTGACATCGACTTTTGCCAGACGCGCCGTGAAGAGGTCATCCGCTACGTTCAGGAAAAGTATGGCCGCAAGCAAGTGGCTCAGATCATCACCTTTGGTTCGCTGCAGGCGCGTGCGGTCTTGCGGGACGTCGGCAGGGTGCTGCAGATGCCATACGGTCAGGTAGACAGGCTCTGTAAGCTTGTGCCTGCCAACCCGGCCAACCCGGTAACGCTCGCCCAAGCGATCGAGGATGAACCACGCCTTCGCGAAGCAGCAAAGGAGGAGGAGATTGTCGAGCGCTTGCTTGGCATGGCGCAGAAGCTTGAAGGGCTTTACCGCCATGCCTCAACGCATGCGGCTGGTGTGGTGATTGGCGACAGACCCCTTGAAAAGCTGGTGCCGCTTTATCGTGATCCGCGTTCCGATATGCCGGTTGCTCAGTTCAACATGAAAATGGTTGAAGATGCCGGTCTCGTAAAATTCGATTTCCTGGGTCTGAAAACACTTACTGTCATCGACACTGCGGTGGAGTTGATTGAGCGTCGTGGGGTCAATGTCGATGTCGCCGGTTTGCCTATCGACGACATCAAGACCTATGAAATGCTCGCCCGAGGCGAAACCTTCGGTGTGTTCCAGCTGGAAAGTCAGGGCATGCGCCGCGCAATCGCCGGTATGAAGCCAGACCGATTTGAAGACATTATTGCGCTGGTGGCGCTTTACCGGCCGGGACCGATGGAGAACATTCCGGTCTACAACGCGGTGAAACACGGCGAGCAAGACCCGGACTGCTTGCATCCGTTGCTAGAACCGATCCTGATGGAAACCAATGGCATCATCGTCTACCAAGAGCAGGTGATGCAGATTGCACAGGTGCTTTCCGGGTACTCGCTCGGCGAAGCGGACCTTCTGCGGCGGGCAATGGGCAAGAAAATTGCTGCCGAAATGGAGGTTCAGCGTGCGCGTTTTGTCGATGGTGCTGTCGAACGTGGCATCAACAAGTCACAGGCCGGAACAATATTCGATCTGGTGGCGAAGTTCGCGAACTACGGATTTAACAAATCCCACGCTGCGGCCTATGCGCTGGTCTCCTATCATACAGCCTGGTTGAAGGCGAACCATCCCGTCGAGTTCATGGCGGCTTCCATGACACTTGACATGGGCAACACCGACAAGCTCGGAGACTTCCGCCAGGAAGCGCGCCGCATGGGTATCGAAATTGTGCAGCCGTCCATTAACCGCTCACAAGTCTTTTTCGATGTTGCCGATGGCAAAATCCTCTATGCGATGGGTGCGATCAAGGGCGTCGGCGAGCAAGCTGTTGAACACATTGTGGAGGCGCGTGGCGACGCGCCGTTCAAGAGTGTCGGCGATTTTGCCAGACGAATTTCACCGCGAGCACTCAACAAACGGACACTGGAAAACCTGGTTGCCGCTGGTGCTTTCGATGAGTTGGAGCCGAACCGGGCAAAGGTTTTCGAAGGGCTGGATCGAGTCATGGGCTTGGCGCAACGAACGGAGGAAAACAAGACGCTCGGCCAGGATGAACTGTTCGGCGCCAGCGACAGCGAAGAGCCGTTGCAACTGGACGAAGTGCATGGATGGACCAACGAGGAAAAGCTTCAGCGGGAGCACTCCGCCATTGGGTTCTACCTTTCAGCACACCCGATCGACGAATACGCACCAATCCTTGAGAAAATGAGGGTTCAGCCTTGGACGCAATTTGCTGAAGCAGTCAAGAAAGGCGCCTCGGCGGGAAGACTTGCAGGGACGGTCGTCTCAATGCAGGAGCGTAAAACCAAGACCGGCACACGCATGGGGATCGCGCGCTTGTCAGATGCGACAGGTCAATACGAAGCCTTGCTGTTCAGGGAAAAGCTGGAACAATTCCGCGATGTCCTTCAATCCGGCAGATCCGTTGTGGTTCTGGTTGGCGCAGACATGCGTGACGATGAACCTTCGTTGCGGGTTGAACAGGTTGATCCGATCGACAAGGTGGCCGCACGTCTTCAAAAAAGCATGCGTGTCTTTGTTCGTGACGAACGTCCGATCCGAAGCCTTGCCAATCAACTGAAGGTCCGCGGGGAAGGGGACGTGACAGTCATCGTGCTTCTGGAAAACGGGGCACGTGAAGTGGAAGTCAAACTTCCCGGAAGGTTCAGATTGTCCCCGGAAATCGCAGGCGCGCTTAAGGCTGTTCCAGGTGTAATGGACGTACAGATGGCGTGATCGCGACGCTTGAAACAATTGGACAGTCTGGGCGAAACCGTTGAACACCAGTCTGTGCTCTAGTCGATTTCCACACTTTCGATCAATTTCGGAATTTGGTCGGCTGCGAGGTCGACAAAGGCCCTTACAGCAGGGCGCATCAGTCGCTGGGGCTGATAGACCAGATGCACCGGGACGTGGCGCGCAAACCAATCAGGAGCCACTCTGGAGAGTTGGTTGGTTCGAAGAGCTGGCGCTGCAATCAATTCAGGCAAAACGACGATGACATCACTCGCCAAAGCAGCCTCTAGTAACAACCACGGGTTCATACAAATGAGGCGTGGTTTTACGGCGAAGGATCGGCTTTCGCCATCGGCGGAACGAAGTTGCAGTGTGGGTTCGGGTTTCATGCCTCTGTGAAGGAGCGCCACGGGCAAGTCGCTGAGATCTTTCAGGTCTAGATCCGGTGCTCCACTACGCCGATAGAGTCCTGCACGTACTGTTCCGAGATTTCTAGCAACAAGCGTATCGTCAACAATCGGTCCGACCCGTATTGCAGCATCATAGCCTTCTTCCGCCAGGTTTATATGACCGTCGGCGAGGTCAATATGAAGGTCGCAGGCCGGGAATTGGGCAAGGAATTTACTGACAATCGGGCTCAGAAGAGCTTGTCCGAAGATCGTTGGCGTTGTGATCCTGATAGTGCCGACGGGAGCATCGCGCATAGACGACAATGACGTTTCTACTGCCTCTACTTCCGAGATCATTCTCTGTGCGTGATTTACAGCCAATGACCCGGCTTCCGTTGGGCATACGGATCGTGTGGTTCGGTCAAAAAGACGCAAACCGGCCCTGTCTTCCATGCGCATAACGCGGCGGCTTACCGTAGCCGGCGGTATGCCGAGCGCTTTGGCGGCTTCTGCAAAACTCAATCGGTTATGCAGCTCGACCAGTATCCGCGCGTCAATAAGGTCTTCGATTATCATTCCATTTTCATCACTATTGAGATGCATTTGTTGCTGCTAGTCGCATTGATGCAATTGTCTATATCGCGTTTTGAGCTCGGGCCTCAACGCGCAATGCGCTGTTTGCCTGGCTCTGTCTCAACCGAAGTGTGGCCAACTTTCTGGCCTTTCACACTTCAAAACGCAGGAATTAGTGAATGACCCTTCCAACATCCGAGCTCACCCCTGACAATTGCGTTTTCCTCATGATCGATCATCAGGTCGGGCTCATGCAGTTTCTGTCCTCGATTGACCCAATGCTGCTCAAGAACAACATTCTTGGTCATGCGAAAACAGCCAAGGCAATGAACATTCCTGTTGTAATGGGAACGAGTTGGCCACAGGGCCCGAATGGCCCGACCATGCCTGAGTTAAAGGCGTTGTTTCCGGAGGTTGACGTGATAGACCGGCCATTTGTCAATTTCTGGAACGATGAGGCCTCACGGGAAGCCGTCCGTGCAACTGGGCGGAAGAAATTGGTCATCTCCGGACTTGCAACGGAGGTTTGCGCCGCATTCCCAGCAATCGCAGCCTTGCGCGAGGGGTATGAGACTTACGTGGTGATGGACGCAAGTGCTGACTTCAACCCCTTCATACAGCAGGTCACGATGACCCGACTGGCGGCGGCTGGTGCGATTGTGACAACGTGGGTTTCCGTTCTTGCTGAACTATCGGCCAACACGCAAGTGAACGGGCAGCATATCGGGCGGTTGCTCAGCGAGCATATGGGTCAATATCAAGCCGCCATGAACAATTTCCTTGGAACGGCTGCAAATGCGACTGAAGTCCGCGAAGGTGTCGGGCTTACCGGCAATCCACCGATCCCAATGGCGCTGTAACACCAGATCTGACGCCGCCGAGGC belongs to Roseibium porphyridii and includes:
- a CDS encoding LysR family transcriptional regulator; this encodes MHLNSDENGMIIEDLIDARILVELHNRLSFAEAAKALGIPPATVSRRVMRMEDRAGLRLFDRTTRSVCPTEAGSLAVNHAQRMISEVEAVETSLSSMRDAPVGTIRITTPTIFGQALLSPIVSKFLAQFPACDLHIDLADGHINLAEEGYDAAIRVGPIVDDTLVARNLGTVRAGLYRRSGAPDLDLKDLSDLPVALLHRGMKPEPTLQLRSADGESRSFAVKPRLICMNPWLLLEAALASDVIVVLPELIAAPALRTNQLSRVAPDWFARHVPVHLVYQPQRLMRPAVRAFVDLAADQIPKLIESVEID
- a CDS encoding lipoprotein-releasing ABC transporter permease subunit, which codes for MTAADTADIERDEKQATPTRPFSPFEWMIAGRYLRSRRRETFISVIAGFSFAGIMLGVATLIIVMAVMNGFRTELLGKILGINGHMLVQPIDLPLTDYDAVASRLEGVPEVVSAIPFTEGQALVSGPAGNFGALVRGIYESDLRRVPLIANTVRSGTLDGFDEGEGVAIGSRMAQQLGITVGDNVTIISPRGSVTPMGVTPRVKAYPVSAIFEIGMSEYDATFLFMPLNEAQAYFNMDTKATGIEIYVLDPDRVGTMKAAIEEAADRPTFVTDWRQRNITFFSALEVERNVMFIILTLIVLVAALNIISGMIMLVKDKGKDIAILRTMGASRGAIMRIFLITGASIGCVGTLAGFVLGLVVCLNIESIRQFVSWLTTTELFSPELYFLSKLPAEIDSGETTTVLLMALLLSLLATVYPAWRAARLDPVEALRYE
- a CDS encoding ABC transporter ATP-binding protein; amino-acid sequence: MNMAVDPRQTPGTAPAALELSGITRSFDEGDRQLHILRGANLRIEPGEMVALVAASGTGKSTLLHIAGLLERPDEGDVFLGPVNCSELSDAERTTIRRNDIGFVYQFHHLLPEFTAVENVMMPQMIRGLPRKEAANRADELLKYMRLGDRGSHRPSELSGGEQQRVAVARAVANAPRILLLDEPTGNLDPKTASYVFEALSALVRASGVATLFATHNLELAGRMDRAITLADGQVKDL
- a CDS encoding isochorismatase family protein, with amino-acid sequence MTLPTSELTPDNCVFLMIDHQVGLMQFLSSIDPMLLKNNILGHAKTAKAMNIPVVMGTSWPQGPNGPTMPELKALFPEVDVIDRPFVNFWNDEASREAVRATGRKKLVISGLATEVCAAFPAIAALREGYETYVVMDASADFNPFIQQVTMTRLAAAGAIVTTWVSVLAELSANTQVNGQHIGRLLSEHMGQYQAAMNNFLGTAANATEVREGVGLTGNPPIPMAL
- the dnaE gene encoding DNA polymerase III subunit alpha; the protein is MTNSETSTGGAKAGVGAASGPGFVHLRVHSALSLLEGALPIKKLLDLAKADEQPAMAVADTNNLFGAQEFSSKAWGAGIQPITACQLSIAFEDGLESGRRGEPALADLVLIAMTETGYGNLMELSSRAFLDTETGLRPHVSLEYLLSKSEDVIALTGGAYGPIGAALLAGRKDLAKSRLRQISDGFPGRCYVELQRHGMDVERKTEDAFLDLAYELDLPLVATNEAFFPKREDYEAHDALICISEGRVLIEDDRRRLTPEHYFKSRAEMCALFADLPEALSSTVEIARRCSFRPMKRDPILPRFAGADADPEEAEHAEAEELKKQAREGLQARLDAHGLAPGLEEKDYWDRLDYETGIIERMKFPGYFLIVADFIKWAKGNDIPVGPGRGSGAGSLVAWSLTITDLDPMRFSLLFERFLNPERVSMPDFDIDFCQTRREEVIRYVQEKYGRKQVAQIITFGSLQARAVLRDVGRVLQMPYGQVDRLCKLVPANPANPVTLAQAIEDEPRLREAAKEEEIVERLLGMAQKLEGLYRHASTHAAGVVIGDRPLEKLVPLYRDPRSDMPVAQFNMKMVEDAGLVKFDFLGLKTLTVIDTAVELIERRGVNVDVAGLPIDDIKTYEMLARGETFGVFQLESQGMRRAIAGMKPDRFEDIIALVALYRPGPMENIPVYNAVKHGEQDPDCLHPLLEPILMETNGIIVYQEQVMQIAQVLSGYSLGEADLLRRAMGKKIAAEMEVQRARFVDGAVERGINKSQAGTIFDLVAKFANYGFNKSHAAAYALVSYHTAWLKANHPVEFMAASMTLDMGNTDKLGDFRQEARRMGIEIVQPSINRSQVFFDVADGKILYAMGAIKGVGEQAVEHIVEARGDAPFKSVGDFARRISPRALNKRTLENLVAAGAFDELEPNRAKVFEGLDRVMGLAQRTEENKTLGQDELFGASDSEEPLQLDEVHGWTNEEKLQREHSAIGFYLSAHPIDEYAPILEKMRVQPWTQFAEAVKKGASAGRLAGTVVSMQERKTKTGTRMGIARLSDATGQYEALLFREKLEQFRDVLQSGRSVVVLVGADMRDDEPSLRVEQVDPIDKVAARLQKSMRVFVRDERPIRSLANQLKVRGEGDVTVIVLLENGAREVEVKLPGRFRLSPEIAGALKAVPGVMDVQMA